The Piliocolobus tephrosceles isolate RC106 chromosome 2, ASM277652v3, whole genome shotgun sequence genome window below encodes:
- the LOC111545032 gene encoding histone H1x, translating to MSVELEEALPVTTAEGMAKKVTKAGGSAALSPSKKRKNSKKKNQPGKYSQLVVETIRRLGERNGSSLAKIYTEAKKVPWFDQQNGRTYLKYSIKALVQNDTLLQVKGTGANGSFKLNRKKLEGGGERRGAPAAATAPAPTAHKAKKAAPGAAGSRRADKKPARGQKPEQRSHKKGAAAKKDKGSKAKKTAAAGGKKVKKAAKPSVPKVPKGRK from the coding sequence ATGTCTGTGGAGCTCGAGGAGGCCCTGCCGGTAACGACCGCCGAGGGGATGGCCAAGAAGGTGACCAAGGCTGGCGGCTCGGCGGCGTTGTCCCCAtctaagaagaggaagaacaGCAAGAAGAAGAATCAGCCGGGCAAGTACAGCCAGCTGGTGGTGGAGACCATCCGCAGGCTGGGCGAACGCAACGGCTCGTCGCTAGCCAAGATCTACACCGAGGCCAAGAAGGTTCCGTGGTTCGATCAGCAGAACGGGCGCACCTACCTCAAGTACTCGATCAAGGCGCTGGTGCAGAACGACACGCTTCTACAGGTGAAGGGCACCGGCGCTAACGGTTCCTTCAAGCTGAACCGCAAGAAGCTGGAGGGCGGCGGGGAGCGGCGCGGAGCCCCGGCGGCCGCCACCGCCCCGGCGCCCACCGCGCACAAAGCGAAGAAGGCGGCTCCAGGCGCGGCCGGCTCCCGGCGCGCGGACAAGAAGCCCGCCAGGGGCCAGAAGCCGGAGCAGCGCTCGCACAAGAAGGGCGCTGCCGCCAAGAAGGACAAAGGCAGCAAGGCCAAGAAGACGGCGGCCGCCGGGGGCAAGAAGGTGAAGAAGGCGGCCAAGCCCAGCGTCCCCAAAGTGCCCAAGGGCCGCAAGTGA